In Pseudomonadota bacterium, one genomic interval encodes:
- the rpsT gene encoding 30S ribosomal protein S20, producing MANSKQATKRARQAVGRRAHNMSLRSRMRTMIKRVRKAISEGDAAGANEHFKAAAPVIDGMVSKGVLHRNAAARYKSRLNSAILKLNA from the coding sequence TTGGCTAACTCCAAGCAGGCCACCAAGCGCGCCCGCCAGGCCGTCGGCCGCCGCGCCCACAACATGTCGCTCCGCTCGCGCATGCGCACCATGATCAAGCGCGTCCGCAAGGCCATCTCCGAGGGCGACGCCGCCGGCGCCAATGAGCACTTCAAGGCTGCCGCCCCCGTCATCGACGGCATGGTGAGCAAAGGCGTTCTGCACCGTAACGCCGCTGCGCGCTACAAGAGCCGCCTGAACAGCGCGATCCTCAAGCTCAACGCCTGA
- the ispB gene encoding octaprenyl diphosphate synthase codes for MALTDIRALISADLAAIDDEIRRQLHTRVPLIDTIAHYIVTSGGKRLRPMIVVLAARALGYEGDAHVKSAAIIEFIHTATLLHDDVVDESHLRRGRQTANSVYGNAASVLTGDFLYSRAFQMMVQIGDMQVMEVLADATNVIAEGEVQQLVNCHDPDTTEARYLEVIRHKTAKLFEAGAQLAAILGGQPAEVAEQLAVYGMRLGTAFQLRDDALDYDASAEEIGKNIGDDLAEGKPTMPLIHAIRAGTPEQVALVRRAIETGGRDEIDAVIAAVRTSGALDYTHQRAREEADAALAALAPLPDSVFKDALASLASISVSRSY; via the coding sequence ATGGCCCTGACGGACATTCGCGCGCTGATCTCCGCGGATCTTGCCGCGATCGACGACGAAATCCGTCGACAGCTGCACACCCGCGTGCCCCTGATCGACACCATCGCACATTACATAGTGACCTCCGGCGGCAAGCGCCTGCGGCCCATGATCGTGGTGCTCGCTGCGCGGGCCCTGGGCTACGAGGGCGACGCCCACGTGAAGTCCGCCGCCATCATCGAATTCATCCACACGGCCACCCTGCTCCACGACGACGTGGTGGACGAGTCCCACCTGCGTCGGGGACGCCAGACCGCCAATTCGGTCTACGGCAACGCCGCCAGCGTGCTCACCGGCGATTTCCTCTACTCCCGCGCCTTCCAGATGATGGTGCAGATCGGCGACATGCAGGTCATGGAAGTGCTTGCCGACGCCACCAACGTGATCGCCGAGGGCGAAGTACAGCAGCTAGTGAACTGCCACGACCCCGACACCACCGAGGCCCGCTACCTCGAGGTGATCCGCCACAAGACCGCCAAGCTCTTCGAGGCCGGCGCTCAACTGGCAGCGATCTTAGGCGGGCAGCCCGCCGAGGTGGCCGAGCAACTCGCCGTGTACGGCATGCGCCTCGGCACCGCCTTCCAGCTGCGCGACGATGCGCTGGACTACGACGCCAGCGCCGAGGAGATCGGCAAGAACATCGGCGACGATCTCGCCGAGGGCAAGCCGACGATGCCGCTGATCCACGCGATCCGCGCGGGCACGCCGGAGCAGGTGGCGCTAGTACGTCGTGCTATCGAAACCGGCGGGCGGGACGAAATCGACGCGGTGATCGCCGCGGTTCGCACGTCCGGCGCGCTGGACTACACGCACCAACGAGCTCGGGAAGAGGCGGACGCCGCCCTCGCCGCGCTGGCGCCCCTGCCCGACTCGGTGTTCAAGGATGCCCTCGCCTCCCTGGCGAGCATTTCCGTTAGCCGAAGCTACTAG
- the rpmA gene encoding 50S ribosomal protein L27, with the protein MAHKKAGGSTRNGRDSESKRLGLKKFGGQQVRAGNILVRQRGTAFNPGVNVGVGRDHTLFALTDGEVRFTKRGPKARRFVDVVAAES; encoded by the coding sequence ATGGCACATAAGAAAGCAGGCGGTAGTACTCGGAACGGCCGCGATTCAGAGAGCAAGCGCCTGGGCCTTAAGAAGTTCGGCGGCCAGCAGGTGCGAGCCGGCAACATTCTGGTTCGCCAGCGCGGCACGGCCTTCAACCCCGGCGTGAACGTGGGCGTGGGTCGTGACCACACGCTGTTCGCCCTCACTGACGGCGAAGTGCGCTTCACCAAGCGTGGCCCGAAGGCCCGTCGCTTCGTCGACGTGGTGGCTGCCGAGAGCTGA
- the murJ gene encoding murein biosynthesis integral membrane protein MurJ, with amino-acid sequence MTLLSRVLGFIRDVVLARLFGAGAGMDVFVVAFQIPNFLRRLFAEGAFSPAFVPVLTQVRKAGDAQAERTFIDRVAGTLGGILIGVTVLGVIGAPVLILGFSSGFGGGEAADRFDLAVDMLRFTFPYILFISLTALAGAVLNVHERFAVPAFTPVLLNLVLISAAVFFSTGLARPEMGLAVGVLVAGAAQLAFQLPFLRAIGRLPRPRWGWRDENVQRVLTLMLPAIFGSSVAQLNLLVDRHIASYLETGSISWLYFSDRLLEFPLGLFAVALATVILPRLSARYDREAPQAFSATLDWALRLTALIAVPAAIGLTLLAVPLIATLFQYREFDAHDTVMAGYALTAYGLSLLGFVLVKVLAPGYFSRQDTRTPVRIGIIAMGVNIILNGVFVLVFLQVSFAAPHAGLAAATGVAAFVNAGLLYRGLRREGVYTPSAAWRTLLPRLLAAATLMGVLVWWLAGPADDWLVATAWQRAGHLAVCVLGGAASYAAALWLFGLRPRHLATPA; translated from the coding sequence ATGACCCTGCTGTCGCGGGTGCTCGGATTCATCCGCGACGTGGTGCTGGCTCGCCTGTTCGGAGCCGGGGCGGGCATGGACGTCTTCGTGGTCGCCTTTCAGATCCCGAACTTCCTGCGTCGGCTGTTCGCCGAGGGCGCCTTTTCGCCGGCCTTCGTGCCCGTGCTCACCCAGGTGCGCAAGGCGGGCGACGCGCAGGCGGAGCGCACGTTCATCGACCGCGTGGCGGGCACCCTCGGCGGCATTCTGATCGGGGTCACCGTCCTCGGCGTCATCGGGGCGCCCGTGCTGATCCTAGGGTTCAGCTCAGGCTTCGGCGGCGGCGAGGCGGCGGATCGCTTCGACCTTGCCGTCGACATGCTGCGCTTCACCTTCCCCTACATCCTGTTCATCTCGCTCACGGCGCTGGCGGGCGCCGTGCTCAACGTGCACGAGCGGTTCGCGGTGCCGGCCTTCACCCCGGTGCTGCTCAACCTGGTGCTGATCAGCGCCGCGGTGTTCTTCTCCACGGGACTGGCGCGACCGGAGATGGGCCTGGCCGTCGGCGTGCTCGTGGCGGGGGCGGCGCAGCTCGCATTCCAACTGCCGTTCCTGCGCGCCATCGGCCGCCTGCCGCGGCCGCGCTGGGGCTGGCGGGATGAGAACGTCCAGCGCGTGCTCACGCTGATGTTGCCGGCGATCTTCGGCTCCTCCGTGGCGCAGCTGAACCTGCTGGTCGACCGGCACATCGCGTCCTACCTGGAGACGGGCAGCATCAGCTGGCTGTACTTCTCCGATCGGCTGCTCGAGTTCCCCTTGGGGCTGTTCGCGGTGGCCCTGGCCACGGTGATCCTGCCGCGCCTTTCCGCGCGCTACGACCGAGAGGCGCCCCAGGCCTTCAGCGCCACCCTCGACTGGGCCCTGCGCCTGACGGCGTTGATCGCCGTGCCGGCGGCGATCGGCCTCACGCTGCTCGCCGTGCCGCTCATCGCCACCCTGTTCCAGTACCGGGAGTTCGACGCCCACGACACGGTGATGGCGGGCTACGCGCTCACCGCCTACGGCCTGAGCTTGCTCGGCTTCGTGCTCGTGAAAGTGCTGGCGCCCGGCTACTTTTCCCGCCAAGACACGCGCACGCCGGTGCGCATCGGCATCATCGCCATGGGCGTGAACATCATCCTGAACGGCGTGTTCGTACTCGTGTTCCTGCAGGTGAGCTTCGCCGCCCCCCACGCGGGCCTGGCGGCGGCGACCGGCGTCGCGGCCTTCGTCAACGCGGGCCTGCTCTATCGTGGGCTGCGCCGCGAAGGGGTGTACACGCCCAGTGCGGCATGGCGCACCCTGCTGCCGCGCCTGCTCGCGGCGGCGACGCTGATGGGGGTGCTGGTGTGGTGGCTCGCCGGACCTGCGGACGATTGGTTGGTCGCAACGGCGTGGCAGCGGGCCGGGCATCTCGCCGTGTGCGTGTTGGGCGGGGCGGCAAGCTACGCCGCCGCCCTGTGGCTGTTCGGCCTGCGGCCCCGGCACCTGGCCACGCCCGCCTGA
- the cgtA gene encoding Obg family GTPase CgtA, whose protein sequence is MKFVDEATIRVSAGKGGDGCASMRREKYVPKGGPDGGDGGRGGDVILVADEGLNTLVDFRTQRRFRAETGQAGRGKDCTGRGGQSLEVKVPVGTIVKDVDTGETLGDLADADARLIVARGGDGGLGNVHFKSSTNRAPRQFTPGQPGEARQLQLELRLLADVGLLGMPNAGKSTLISAMSAARPKIADYPFTTLHPNLGVVRVGSHQSFVLADVPGLIEGAAEGAGLGIRFLKHLERTRLLLHLVDLAPPQGDPLEAVTTIAGEIEKFSPELAGRERWLVFNKLDLLSDEDAEAEIARITDTLAWQGPVWRLSAVTGAGCKELAGALMQRLEQMREEAERQEEGEDAATGSTATGWEDAP, encoded by the coding sequence GTGAAGTTCGTCGATGAAGCCACCATCCGCGTCAGCGCCGGTAAGGGCGGTGACGGCTGCGCCAGCATGCGCCGCGAGAAGTACGTGCCCAAGGGTGGCCCGGACGGGGGCGACGGCGGGCGCGGCGGCGACGTGATCCTGGTGGCGGACGAGGGCCTGAACACACTCGTCGACTTCCGCACCCAGCGGCGCTTCCGCGCGGAGACGGGGCAGGCGGGTCGCGGCAAGGACTGCACCGGGCGCGGCGGCCAATCGCTCGAAGTGAAGGTGCCCGTCGGCACCATCGTGAAGGACGTCGACACCGGCGAGACCCTGGGCGACCTGGCCGACGCCGACGCCCGTCTGATCGTCGCCCGCGGCGGCGACGGCGGCCTCGGCAACGTGCACTTCAAGTCCAGCACCAACCGCGCCCCGCGCCAGTTCACGCCGGGCCAGCCCGGGGAGGCACGTCAGCTACAGCTGGAACTGCGCCTGCTGGCGGACGTGGGATTGCTGGGGATGCCGAACGCGGGCAAGTCCACGCTCATCAGCGCCATGTCGGCGGCCCGACCGAAGATCGCGGACTACCCTTTCACCACCCTGCACCCAAACCTCGGCGTCGTCCGTGTGGGCAGCCATCAGAGCTTCGTGCTGGCGGACGTGCCCGGACTCATCGAGGGCGCTGCGGAAGGGGCGGGCTTAGGCATTCGCTTCTTGAAGCACCTGGAGCGGACGCGACTGCTCCTGCACCTGGTGGACCTGGCACCGCCCCAAGGCGATCCCCTGGAGGCGGTCACCACCATCGCGGGCGAGATCGAGAAGTTCTCGCCCGAGTTAGCCGGGCGCGAGCGCTGGCTGGTGTTCAACAAGCTGGATCTGCTGAGCGACGAAGACGCGGAGGCCGAGATCGCGCGGATCACGGACACGCTCGCCTGGCAGGGCCCCGTGTGGCGCCTGTCGGCCGTGACCGGTGCGGGCTGCAAGGAGCTGGCAGGCGCACTGATGCAGCGCCTCGAGCAGATGCGCGAGGAGGCGGAGCGTCAGGAGGAAGGCGAGGACGCCGCGACGGGATCCACGGCGACGGGCTGGGAAGACGCGCCTTGA
- a CDS encoding NAD(P)/FAD-dependent oxidoreductase: MSQPASSAATAASPSAAPKPRIVVVGGGAGGLELVAALGRRLGRKSKADIMLVDRNSSHIWKPLLHEVATGALDSSLDEVGYREHAHRFGYRYLFGEMSGLDREAKEVIVAPTIDEDGEEIMAEQRIRYDYLVMAVGSVSNDFGTKGVAEHCIFLDRRQQAERFRQKLLNLCVAASLKTQANPAEKPTVDVAIVGGGATGVELSAELRHATDELRYYGLDNFDQSQLRTVLLEAGPRILPALPERISNAAHEELENIGVKVLCNARVIEVTREGMKLADDGPFIEGDLKVWAAGVKAPEFLKDLGGLETTRGNLLVVEPTLRTTRDPAIFAIGDCAACPMPDDPERYVPPRAQAAHQMAECLVKNLLREFEGKPLKPYKYTDFGALVNLSRFSTVGSLMGNLIGGSMKVEGRIARIMYISLYRMHLSAVHGWFRAAVMTVVGHIARVVRPRVKLH, translated from the coding sequence TTGTCCCAGCCAGCCTCGAGCGCCGCCACGGCGGCCAGCCCTTCCGCCGCTCCCAAACCCCGCATCGTCGTCGTCGGCGGGGGTGCCGGTGGCCTGGAACTCGTCGCCGCCCTCGGCCGTCGTTTGGGTCGCAAGAGCAAGGCCGACATCATGCTGGTCGACCGCAATTCCTCCCACATCTGGAAGCCCCTCCTCCACGAGGTGGCGACGGGTGCCCTCGACTCGAGCCTGGACGAGGTGGGTTACCGCGAGCACGCCCACCGCTTCGGCTACCGCTACCTATTTGGCGAGATGTCGGGCCTCGACCGCGAGGCGAAGGAAGTGATCGTCGCGCCGACCATCGACGAGGACGGCGAGGAGATCATGGCGGAGCAGCGCATCCGCTACGACTACCTGGTGATGGCGGTGGGCAGCGTCTCGAACGACTTTGGCACCAAGGGCGTGGCGGAGCACTGCATTTTCCTGGACCGTCGCCAGCAGGCGGAGCGCTTCCGGCAGAAGCTGCTCAACCTCTGCGTGGCAGCGTCGCTGAAGACCCAGGCGAACCCGGCGGAGAAGCCGACCGTGGACGTGGCCATCGTCGGCGGCGGGGCGACCGGCGTGGAGCTCTCAGCGGAGCTGCGCCACGCCACGGACGAACTGCGCTACTACGGCCTCGACAACTTCGATCAGTCCCAGCTGCGCACGGTGCTGCTGGAGGCGGGCCCGCGCATCCTGCCGGCCCTGCCGGAGCGCATCTCCAACGCGGCCCACGAGGAGCTGGAGAACATCGGCGTGAAGGTGCTCTGCAATGCGCGCGTGATCGAGGTGACGCGCGAGGGTATGAAGCTCGCGGACGACGGTCCCTTCATCGAGGGCGACCTGAAAGTATGGGCGGCGGGCGTGAAGGCCCCGGAGTTCCTGAAAGACCTGGGCGGCCTGGAGACGACCCGCGGCAACCTGCTGGTGGTCGAACCGACCCTGCGCACGACGCGCGACCCCGCGATCTTCGCCATCGGCGATTGCGCGGCGTGCCCGATGCCGGACGATCCGGAACGCTACGTGCCGCCGCGCGCCCAGGCGGCGCATCAGATGGCGGAATGCCTGGTGAAAAACCTGCTTCGCGAGTTCGAGGGCAAGCCCCTCAAGCCCTACAAATACACGGACTTCGGCGCCCTGGTGAACCTCTCACGCTTCAGCACCGTGGGCAGCCTCATGGGCAACCTCATCGGCGGCAGCATGAAGGTGGAGGGGCGTATCGCCCGCATCATGTACATCAGCCTCTACCGCATGCACCTAAGCGCGGTGCACGGGTGGTTCCGGGCGGCGGTGATGACGGTGGTGGGGCACATCGCCCGCGTCGTGCGGCCTCGGGTGAAGCTGCACTAG
- the rplU gene encoding 50S ribosomal protein L21 produces MYAVIKTGGKQYRVSEGDVLRVEKLEGEPGSTYEFTDVLMVGDGEDVTVGTPLVAGGKVTATIEETAKGDKVDIVKFRRRQGYLRMKGHRQFYTELKITGISCDA; encoded by the coding sequence ATGTACGCGGTCATCAAGACGGGTGGCAAGCAGTACCGGGTTAGCGAGGGCGATGTCCTGCGCGTGGAGAAGCTCGAGGGCGAGCCCGGCTCCACCTACGAATTCACGGACGTGCTGATGGTCGGTGACGGCGAGGACGTCACGGTCGGTACCCCGTTGGTCGCTGGCGGTAAGGTCACGGCCACGATCGAGGAGACGGCCAAGGGCGATAAGGTGGACATCGTGAAGTTCCGCCGCCGCCAGGGTTACCTCCGCATGAAGGGCCATCGTCAGTTCTACACGGAACTGAAAATCACAGGTATCTCCTGCGACGCGTGA